The Alteripontixanthobacter sp. genome has a window encoding:
- a CDS encoding S8 family serine peptidase — protein sequence MAMALTWLVRLSAMAFPQMASFGAPHPMLVSSSSQSWIKAESSAVCRSTRTTFEEAYQAGARNNNNSWGADVAARYTFSTIEVDEFVDEHPHMTVVIASGNDGSAHQPVISAAGDVDWLSVGAPATSKNAITVGASRSDRTQGGYSDHLASFGTEIGDREHRQRLPRPFQGAFIHTAPRENFSSIFQPGIAGFFGEIGNRCVRYCDCGDRTDAVRSASSIQ from the coding sequence ATGGCCATGGCACTCACGTGGCTGGTTCGGCTGTCGGCAATGGCTTTTCCTCAAATGGCGAGCTTCGGGGCACCGCACCCGATGCTAGTCTCTTCTTCCAGTCAATCATGGATTAAGGCGGAAAGCTCAGCGGTCTGCCGCTCAACCCGAACGACCTTCGAAGAGGCCTACCAAGCTGGTGCCCGTAACAACAACAATAGCTGGGGAGCCGATGTGGCGGCGCGCTACACCTTCTCCACCATCGAGGTGGACGAGTTCGTCGATGAGCATCCCCACATGACCGTCGTCATTGCTTCAGGCAATGACGGATCGGCGCACCAGCCGGTAATTTCTGCTGCCGGTGACGTCGACTGGCTTTCGGTCGGCGCACCGGCGACCTCGAAGAACGCTATAACAGTCGGCGCAAGCAGGTCCGACCGGACGCAAGGGGGATATTCGGATCATCTCGCCAGCTTTGGAACGGAGATCGGAGACCGAGAACATCGTCAGAGGTTACCGCGTCCGTTCCAAGGCGCGTTCATCCATACTGCTCCGAGAGAAAATTTCAGCAGCATTTTCCAACCCGGAATAGCTGGATTTTTTGGGGAGATTGGCAACAGGTGTGTGCGTTATTGCGATTGTGGTGACCGGACTGATGCTGTCCGGTCGGCTTCGTCGATCCAGTGA